A section of the Amblyomma americanum isolate KBUSLIRL-KWMA chromosome 2, ASM5285725v1, whole genome shotgun sequence genome encodes:
- the Ssu72 gene encoding ssu72 CTD phosphatase gives MPGSLRLAVVCSSNQNRSMEAHAFLSKKGFKVRSFGSGAQVKLPGSAPDKPNVYDFGVTYEQMYQDLMEKDKALYTQNGILHMLDRNRRIKPNPERFQSCYEKFDVIFTVEERVYDQVVEELSSRLPCDNTPVHIINLDIQDNHEEATIGAFLICEMAQMMSDSEDLDNDIDELIQEFEAKAQRPILHTVQFY, from the exons ATGCCCGGGTCACTGAGGCTCGCCGTCGTCTGTTCGAGCAACCAAAACCGAAGCATGGAAGCGCACGCTTTCCTGAG TAAGAAGGGCTTCAAGGTGCGGTCGTTTGGATCGGGCGCCCAGGTGAAGCTGCCGGGCTCAGCACCAGACAAGCCCAATGTGTACGACTTTGGGGTCACATACGAGCAGATGTACCAGGACCTGATGGAGAAGGACAAGGCCCT ATACACACAAAACGGCATTCTACACATGCTGGATCGGAACCGGCGGATAAAGCCGAACCCAGAGCGGTTCCAGAGCTGCTATGAAAAGTTCGACGTCATCTTCACAGTGGAGGAGCGGGTCTACGACCAAGTTGTTGAGG AGCTGTCCAGCCGACTGCCATGCGACAACACACCGGTGCACATCATCAACCTGGACATCCAGGACAACCACGAGGAGGCCACAATTGGGGCATTCCTCATCTGTGAGATGGCACAGATG ATGAGCGACTCAGAGGACCTGGACAACGACATAGATGAGCTGATCCAGGAGTTTGAAGCCAAGGCACAAAGGCCCATACTGCACACGGTTCAGTTCTACTGA